A genomic stretch from Pomacea canaliculata isolate SZHN2017 linkage group LG2, ASM307304v1, whole genome shotgun sequence includes:
- the LOC112557943 gene encoding profilin-like: MSWSSYTDRLISNKVELCAIHGKNGALWASAPGFSCSPDEVVTIANAIARNDNSLYGSGAVVAGKRWTVIRLETDADLLVMKGKDTDNQKQTMIVALSTQAVIIGANKDESVQGSSVRTAVQGLRDYLKQCGY, encoded by the coding sequence ATGTCTTGGTCATCCTACACAGACCGTCTCATATCCAACAAGGTGGAGCTGTGCGCCATCCATGGCAAGAACGGGGCTCTGTGGGCTTCGGCCCCAGGCTTCTCGTGCTCGCCTGACGAGGTGGTCACCATCGCCAACGCCATCGCTCGCAACGACAACAGCCTGTACGGGTCCGGCGCCGTGGTGGCTGGCAAGAGGTGGACCGTCATTCGTCTGGAAACTGACGCCGACCTGTTGGTGATGAAGGGCAAGGACACGGACAACCAGAAGCAAACCATGATCGTTGCCCTGTCCACGCAAGCTGTCATCATAGGTGCAAACAAAGATGAGAGTGTGCAAGGATCCTCTGTCCGCACGGCCGTACAAGGCCTGCGAGATTACCTGAAGCAGTGCGGTTACTAA